From one Tsukamurella tyrosinosolvens genomic stretch:
- the rlmN gene encoding 23S rRNA (adenine(2503)-C(2))-methyltransferase RlmN codes for MSTPLPLVFDAPKRGKPPRHLADLTDDELQQAVVDLGLPKFRANQLARHYYGRLEADAATMTDLPAAARGTVGEALLPELMSPVRHIATDSGTTRKTLWRLHDGTLLESVLMRYTDRATLCISSQAGCGMACPFCATGQGGLDRNLSTAEIVDQVRSAAKAMQDGDVAGGPGRLSNVVFMGMGEPLANYKRVVQAVRRITAPAPEGLGISQRHVTVSTVGLAPAIRKLADEGLSVTLAVSLHTPDDELRDTLVPVNNRWSVQEVLEAARYYADQTGRRVSIEYALIRDVNDQPWRADMLGEKLRKKLGQFAHVNLIPLNPTPGSEWDASPKDRQDEFVRRVIAQGVSCTVRDTRGQEIAAACGQLAAEEK; via the coding sequence ATGAGCACCCCCCTGCCTCTGGTATTCGACGCGCCCAAGCGCGGCAAGCCCCCGCGCCACCTTGCCGACCTCACCGACGACGAGCTGCAGCAGGCCGTCGTCGACCTCGGCCTGCCGAAGTTCCGGGCGAATCAGCTCGCCCGCCACTACTACGGCCGGCTCGAGGCCGACGCCGCCACCATGACGGACCTGCCGGCCGCAGCGCGCGGCACCGTCGGCGAGGCCCTCCTGCCCGAGCTGATGTCGCCCGTGCGGCACATCGCGACGGACAGCGGCACGACCCGAAAGACGCTGTGGCGCCTGCACGACGGCACACTGCTCGAGTCCGTGCTCATGCGGTACACCGACCGCGCGACGCTGTGCATCTCCAGCCAAGCCGGCTGCGGCATGGCGTGCCCGTTCTGCGCCACCGGCCAGGGTGGCCTCGACCGCAACCTGTCCACCGCCGAGATCGTCGACCAGGTCCGCAGCGCCGCCAAGGCCATGCAGGACGGCGACGTCGCGGGTGGTCCCGGACGGCTCTCGAACGTCGTCTTCATGGGCATGGGGGAGCCGCTCGCGAACTACAAGCGGGTGGTGCAGGCCGTGCGCCGGATCACCGCGCCGGCCCCCGAGGGCCTGGGGATCTCGCAGCGCCACGTCACCGTCAGCACCGTGGGACTCGCGCCCGCGATCCGGAAGCTGGCCGACGAGGGCCTGTCCGTGACGCTGGCCGTCTCGCTGCACACGCCCGACGACGAGCTCCGCGACACGCTGGTGCCCGTGAACAACCGGTGGAGCGTGCAGGAGGTCCTCGAGGCCGCGCGCTACTACGCCGACCAGACCGGCCGTCGCGTCTCGATCGAGTACGCGCTGATCCGCGACGTCAACGACCAGCCGTGGCGGGCCGACATGCTGGGCGAGAAGCTGCGCAAGAAGCTGGGCCAGTTCGCGCACGTGAACCTGATCCCGCTGAACCCGACGCCGGGCAGCGAGTGGGACGCCTCGCCGAAGGACCGGCAGGACGAGTTCGTGCGCCGCGTCATCGCGCAGGGCGTCTCGTGCACCGTGCGCGACACGCGGGGCCAGGAGATCGCGGCGGCCTGCGGTCAGCTGGCCGCCGAGGAGAAGTAG
- the pyrH gene encoding UMP kinase, producing the protein MVVVTDTAQGQQTDQDTEQQVRHGYKRVLLKLGGEMFGGGEVGLDPDVVTTVAQQIAEVARSGHEVAVVIGGGNFFRGAELQNRGMDRARSDYMGMLGTVMNCLALQDFLQKEGVDTRVQTAITMGQVAEPYLPLRAKRHLEKGRVVIFGAGMGMPYFSTDTTAAQRALEIGAEVVLMAKAVDGVYDSDPRTNPEAKLFDEITHRAALEKGLKVADATAFSLCMDNRMPMLVFNLLEEGNIARAVAGEKIGTLVRP; encoded by the coding sequence ATGGTCGTCGTGACGGACACGGCCCAGGGACAGCAGACGGATCAGGACACGGAGCAACAGGTGCGGCACGGCTACAAGCGGGTGCTGCTCAAGCTGGGCGGCGAGATGTTCGGCGGCGGCGAAGTGGGGCTCGACCCCGACGTGGTGACGACGGTGGCGCAGCAGATCGCGGAGGTCGCGCGCAGCGGCCACGAGGTCGCGGTGGTCATCGGTGGAGGCAACTTCTTCCGCGGTGCCGAACTGCAGAACCGCGGCATGGACCGCGCCCGCTCGGACTACATGGGCATGCTCGGCACGGTGATGAACTGCCTCGCGCTGCAGGACTTCCTGCAGAAGGAGGGCGTCGACACCCGCGTGCAGACGGCCATCACCATGGGGCAGGTCGCCGAGCCGTACCTGCCGCTGCGCGCCAAGCGCCACCTCGAGAAGGGTCGCGTCGTGATCTTCGGCGCAGGCATGGGCATGCCCTACTTCTCCACCGACACCACCGCCGCGCAGCGTGCACTGGAGATCGGCGCCGAGGTCGTGCTCATGGCGAAGGCCGTCGACGGGGTGTACGACAGCGACCCGCGCACCAACCCCGAGGCGAAGCTCTTCGACGAGATCACGCATCGCGCGGCCCTCGAGAAGGGCCTCAAGGTGGCCGACGCGACCGCGTTCAGCCTCTGCATGGACAACAGGATGCCGATGCTGGTGTTCAATCTTCTGGAGGAGGGGAACATCGCCCGCGCCGTCGCGGGGGAGAAGATCGGCACCCTCGTCCGGCCGTGA
- a CDS encoding LapA family protein produces MAKDEDRVRDSEEATGIPVPDVDATDAQNLPAERDVVDSTADRAAGAPATKQRGDTRDAYEQVKHTRSASLWSGLVGGAVILLVLLAFIVQNQQNTQITLLFWEANLPLGVSLLIAAILGALLVGSAGGLRILQLRRAAKKLRD; encoded by the coding sequence ATGGCCAAGGACGAAGACCGCGTTCGAGACAGCGAAGAGGCGACCGGGATCCCCGTTCCCGACGTCGACGCGACCGACGCGCAGAACCTCCCCGCGGAGCGGGACGTCGTGGATTCGACTGCCGATCGGGCTGCCGGTGCACCGGCGACGAAGCAGCGGGGCGACACCCGCGACGCGTACGAGCAGGTCAAGCACACCCGCTCGGCGTCGCTGTGGTCCGGGCTCGTCGGCGGCGCCGTGATCCTGCTCGTGCTCCTCGCCTTCATCGTGCAGAACCAGCAGAACACCCAGATCACACTGCTGTTCTGGGAGGCGAACCTCCCGCTCGGCGTGTCCCTGCTGATCGCCGCCATCCTCGGCGCGCTCCTCGTCGGCTCGGCGGGCGGCCTCCGCATCCTCCAGCTGCGCCGCGCCGCGAAGAAGCTCCGCGACTGA
- a CDS encoding siderophore-interacting protein, with product MASTLRDGAVFPICLREFDVLRVSDVTPGMRRIVVGGDAIGPHVRDGVDLPAVHSTGFDDDVKVLLPDLRTGEFPFEVPKNTDQGRVDWTDGSFEHARTYTVREFDAEAGEMTLDFVLHGTGLAATWARRVEAGSKVLIAGPKHSAALPRDVDWLLLAGDETALPAIGRCIEMLPAGFKATAVIEVAEPGHHQELTTDGDVEYVWLYRSEAGGGSRLVASVQDVAWRGERPFLWVAGETLAIKPLRRWAKTEKGLEKNRVEITGYWRHRAVATVDGDAELVDTSQDQNVASEIHEMTELLPPFAVRAAVTLGLFAAIDDGAATPAAIAAACRTDARATEKLLRHLALLGFVARADAGYALTARGELLTDPDELLAGSLHHDQVRTRLDMSFVHLVDAVRTGAAVPFEGGDLRSARAADANLAEQLHAAASRWATYRAPALPEAVDFATVRTVAVFGDGSGVYADNLARLLPDVTVAIVGMPSTVEREIAVVAPERRDRVTAAAGTVFAPLPHRYDLVVGIDLLQTLPDADAELLVTTLRGSADRVVFVGNVLDPATTDDHETEDDLRNLCLYGGGLRTAEELGALAGGGAHRIAPLGWGTYVVEYAGA from the coding sequence ATGGCCAGCACACTCCGCGACGGCGCGGTGTTCCCGATCTGCCTCCGCGAGTTCGACGTGCTGCGGGTGTCGGACGTGACGCCCGGGATGCGCCGGATCGTGGTCGGCGGCGACGCGATCGGGCCGCACGTGCGCGACGGCGTGGACCTCCCGGCCGTGCACAGCACCGGATTCGACGACGACGTCAAGGTGCTGTTGCCCGACCTCCGCACCGGCGAGTTCCCCTTCGAGGTGCCGAAGAACACCGACCAGGGCCGGGTCGACTGGACCGACGGCTCCTTCGAGCACGCCCGCACCTACACGGTGCGCGAGTTCGACGCCGAGGCCGGCGAGATGACGCTCGACTTCGTGCTGCACGGCACGGGCCTCGCGGCCACCTGGGCGCGACGGGTCGAGGCCGGCTCGAAGGTGCTCATCGCCGGGCCGAAGCACTCGGCGGCGCTCCCCCGCGACGTCGACTGGCTCCTGCTCGCGGGCGACGAGACCGCGCTGCCCGCGATCGGCCGGTGCATCGAGATGCTGCCCGCGGGCTTCAAGGCCACCGCGGTGATCGAGGTCGCCGAGCCGGGGCACCACCAGGAGCTCACCACCGACGGCGACGTCGAGTACGTCTGGCTGTACCGGTCGGAGGCCGGCGGCGGCTCCCGCCTCGTCGCGTCCGTGCAGGACGTCGCCTGGCGCGGCGAACGCCCCTTCCTCTGGGTGGCCGGCGAGACCCTCGCGATCAAACCGCTGCGCCGCTGGGCGAAGACCGAGAAGGGCCTCGAGAAGAACCGCGTGGAGATCACGGGCTACTGGCGCCACCGCGCCGTCGCCACCGTCGACGGGGATGCCGAACTGGTGGACACCAGCCAGGACCAGAACGTCGCCTCCGAGATCCATGAGATGACGGAGCTGTTGCCGCCCTTCGCCGTCCGCGCCGCGGTGACGCTCGGCCTGTTCGCCGCGATCGACGACGGCGCCGCGACGCCCGCGGCCATCGCGGCCGCCTGCCGGACCGACGCCCGCGCGACGGAGAAGTTGCTCCGGCACCTCGCGCTCCTGGGCTTCGTCGCGCGCGCCGACGCCGGCTACGCGCTGACCGCGCGGGGCGAACTGCTCACCGATCCGGACGAGCTCCTCGCCGGCAGCCTGCACCACGACCAGGTGCGCACCCGCCTGGACATGTCCTTCGTGCACCTGGTCGACGCCGTGCGCACCGGCGCCGCGGTGCCGTTCGAGGGCGGAGACCTCCGCAGCGCCCGCGCCGCGGACGCGAACCTCGCCGAGCAACTGCACGCCGCCGCGAGCCGCTGGGCCACCTACCGCGCGCCGGCCCTGCCCGAGGCCGTCGACTTCGCCACCGTGCGCACGGTGGCGGTGTTCGGCGACGGCTCCGGCGTCTACGCCGACAACCTGGCGCGCCTGCTGCCCGACGTGACCGTCGCGATCGTGGGCATGCCCAGCACCGTCGAGCGGGAGATCGCGGTGGTCGCGCCCGAGCGCCGCGACCGCGTGACCGCGGCGGCCGGCACCGTCTTCGCTCCCCTGCCGCACCGCTACGACCTCGTCGTGGGCATCGACCTCCTGCAGACCCTGCCGGACGCCGACGCCGAGCTCCTCGTCACCACCCTGCGCGGCAGCGCCGACCGGGTGGTCTTCGTCGGGAACGTGCTCGACCCCGCCACCACCGACGATCACGAGACCGAAGACGACCTGCGCAACCTCTGCCTGTACGGCGGCGGCCTGCGGACCGCGGAGGAGCTCGGCGCCCTCGCGGGCGGCGGCGCGCACCGCATCGCGCCGCTCGGCTGGGGGACGTACGTCGTGGAGTACGCCGGCGCCTGA
- a CDS encoding DUF2631 domain-containing protein, which translates to MATTDLERQTTSKVDEADVPSRDWGWSGNAPNAARIAGVLFAVLLLLMNIGNHQGKTEDIFLIGFAVAILGTILINWISTRRKKWKY; encoded by the coding sequence GTGGCAACCACCGACCTGGAGCGTCAGACCACCTCGAAGGTCGACGAGGCCGACGTGCCGTCGCGCGATTGGGGCTGGAGCGGCAACGCCCCCAACGCCGCCCGCATCGCCGGTGTGCTGTTCGCCGTGCTCCTGCTGCTCATGAACATCGGCAACCACCAGGGCAAGACCGAGGACATCTTCCTCATCGGTTTCGCCGTGGCGATCCTCGGCACGATCCTGATCAACTGGATCTCCACCCGCCGCAAGAAGTGGAAGTACTGA
- a CDS encoding helix-turn-helix domain-containing protein, giving the protein MTGPGIARAAAYDISGVVPGTHLAVPSPTLTMIIDLGHGLDLTGPGLPDRTTFRLCLSGMHPEPYLVHHDGLQRGVQVDVRPSLVRALTGAPAAELGGEAVELDALHPGLAAELSGRVAAAPAGDREAVAAAVLARHATSGREVQPDAAAAWAHLAARQGRVTVAELVERSGWSARYLAMKFTAEFGMGIKQAARLMRFDAARRALEAGEGAADVAARAGYADQAHLSRDMRAFLGYSPSAYLARRRSEFTPV; this is encoded by the coding sequence GTGACCGGGCCGGGAATCGCCCGGGCCGCCGCGTACGACATCAGTGGCGTCGTCCCGGGCACCCACCTCGCCGTCCCCTCGCCGACGCTCACGATGATCATCGACCTCGGCCACGGCCTGGACCTGACGGGGCCGGGCCTGCCCGACCGCACCACCTTCCGGCTCTGCCTCTCCGGTATGCATCCCGAGCCGTACCTCGTCCACCACGACGGGCTGCAGCGCGGCGTCCAGGTGGACGTGCGGCCCAGCCTCGTCCGGGCCCTCACCGGTGCCCCCGCGGCCGAGCTCGGGGGAGAGGCCGTCGAACTCGACGCCCTGCACCCGGGGCTCGCGGCCGAGCTGTCCGGCCGTGTGGCGGCGGCGCCGGCCGGCGATCGCGAGGCCGTGGCGGCCGCCGTCCTGGCCCGCCACGCGACGTCGGGCCGCGAGGTGCAGCCCGACGCCGCGGCGGCGTGGGCCCACCTCGCCGCCCGGCAGGGCCGGGTCACGGTCGCCGAGCTGGTCGAGCGCTCCGGGTGGTCGGCGCGGTACCTGGCGATGAAGTTCACCGCCGAGTTCGGGATGGGGATCAAGCAGGCCGCCCGCCTCATGCGCTTCGACGCCGCCCGCCGTGCGCTCGAGGCGGGGGAGGGTGCCGCCGACGTGGCCGCACGCGCCGGCTACGCCGACCAGGCGCACCTGAGCCGCGACATGCGCGCCTTCCTCGGGTACTCGCCGTCGGCGTACCTCGCGCGTCGCAGGAGCGAATTCACGCCTGTGTAG
- a CDS encoding Uma2 family endonuclease: MTQPTYSFPDSWGEADLEDLPDDGHRYEIVDGSLLVTPPPSQGHQRIGGNLFMALRLAVPDGWRVLDEIGVRVPGGNFIPDIVVLRPGAAQNVEWSESEDVALVVEIASKSTRVTDRTLKAAKYADARIPSYGRVDADGAVTIHTAPVDDEYTEAVTVRPGETRWVDLPFPVELVPADLVD; this comes from the coding sequence ATGACTCAGCCGACCTACTCGTTCCCCGACTCGTGGGGCGAGGCCGATCTGGAGGATCTGCCGGACGACGGGCACCGCTACGAGATCGTGGACGGGAGCCTGCTCGTGACGCCACCACCGTCACAAGGCCATCAACGCATCGGCGGGAATCTGTTCATGGCTCTCCGCCTCGCCGTGCCGGACGGCTGGCGGGTGCTCGACGAGATCGGCGTCAGGGTGCCGGGTGGGAATTTCATCCCCGACATCGTGGTTCTGAGACCCGGCGCCGCTCAGAACGTGGAGTGGAGCGAGTCCGAGGACGTCGCCCTCGTGGTCGAGATCGCGTCGAAGTCCACGCGGGTCACGGACCGGACGCTCAAGGCGGCGAAGTACGCGGATGCCCGCATTCCGTCCTATGGGCGCGTCGACGCCGACGGCGCGGTCACGATCCACACCGCCCCCGTCGACGACGAGTACACCGAAGCGGTCACCGTCCGGCCCGGTGAGACCCGGTGGGTCGACCTCCCGTTCCCGGTCGAGCTGGTTCCGGCCGACCTCGTGGACTGA
- a CDS encoding phosphatidate cytidylyltransferase: protein MPDTPDSVGSDAPTPGTPEAGQEAAKRKISAGRNLPAAIGVGVSLGALIVAILYFAPHLWVPLVAAAMAVATWEVVKRFRAAGTNLELWPMLIGGQAIIWLSWPLGTEGVLAAFVATVLVAIVWRLLGHQSTAEPNSFTRDISTTVFVLAWVPLFASFGAMLVLPEDRGPQRVAALIILVVCSDVGGYASGVVFGKHPMVPAISPKKSWEGFAGSMVAGAVGAVLVLKFLLDVNPVWGLLLGPVVVITATLGDLLESQVKRDLGIKDMGTLLPGHGGIMDRLDSLLPSAVVVWAALTALMGS, encoded by the coding sequence GTGCCGGACACCCCCGACTCGGTCGGCTCCGACGCTCCGACCCCCGGCACGCCCGAGGCGGGCCAGGAGGCCGCGAAGCGCAAGATCAGCGCCGGACGCAACCTTCCGGCCGCGATCGGCGTGGGCGTCAGCCTGGGCGCGCTCATCGTCGCGATCCTGTACTTCGCGCCGCACCTGTGGGTGCCGCTGGTGGCCGCCGCGATGGCGGTCGCGACGTGGGAGGTGGTCAAGCGGTTCCGCGCCGCCGGCACCAACCTCGAGTTGTGGCCGATGCTCATCGGCGGCCAGGCCATCATCTGGTTGAGCTGGCCGCTCGGGACCGAGGGCGTGCTCGCCGCGTTCGTGGCGACCGTCCTGGTCGCCATCGTCTGGCGGTTGCTGGGGCACCAGAGCACCGCGGAGCCGAACTCCTTCACCCGCGACATCTCGACGACGGTGTTCGTGCTCGCCTGGGTGCCGCTGTTCGCGTCCTTCGGCGCGATGCTCGTGCTCCCCGAGGACCGCGGGCCGCAGCGGGTGGCGGCGCTCATCATCCTGGTGGTCTGCTCGGACGTGGGCGGGTACGCCTCGGGTGTCGTCTTCGGCAAGCACCCGATGGTGCCCGCGATCAGCCCGAAGAAGTCCTGGGAGGGCTTCGCCGGGTCGATGGTGGCCGGCGCGGTCGGCGCCGTGCTCGTGCTCAAGTTCCTGCTCGACGTGAACCCCGTGTGGGGCCTGCTCCTGGGGCCCGTCGTCGTGATCACCGCGACGCTCGGCGACCTGCTCGAGTCGCAGGTCAAGCGCGACCTCGGCATCAAGGACATGGGCACCCTGCTGCCCGGTCACGGCGGCATCATGGACCGCCTGGACTCGCTGCTGCCGAGCGCGGTGGTGGTGTGGGCGGCGCTCACCGCCCTCATGGGCTCCTGA
- a CDS encoding MFS transporter, whose product MRAWVVWSVATLAYAVAILQRTSFGVSSTEASERFGAAPATLAAFVVLQLVVYAGMQIPAGLLLDRFGSRRLIVSGALLMALGQLTLALTESLPLAIAGRVAVGSGDALTFVSVLRLVPAWFPVRRIPLVTQLTGMTGQLGQVLSAVPFLALLHGSGWSSAYGSAAALGLFAALAVLATVRDAPPGRTAPHVTVRVAEIPSILRSTWMHPGTRLGFFTHMGTMFSVTAFMLMWGVPYLTNAQGLSSGAAGGVISFGVLATLASGPVIGFLTGRFPVRRSWMVITIILASAALWTIVLVRDEPSPVWLLTLLVLVIAVGGPSSAIGFDYARSFNTTRVLGTAQGMVNIGGFLASLVLIQAMGSIMGSGAGLTFDGFRAAWMAQYPLWAIALIGVVVTRRKARRREGITPRPLREALRRRA is encoded by the coding sequence ATGCGCGCATGGGTCGTCTGGTCGGTGGCGACTCTCGCGTACGCGGTCGCGATCCTGCAACGCACGTCGTTCGGCGTCTCCAGTACCGAGGCGAGTGAGCGGTTCGGGGCGGCCCCGGCGACGCTCGCCGCGTTCGTGGTGCTCCAGCTCGTGGTGTACGCGGGCATGCAGATCCCCGCGGGCCTCCTGCTGGACCGGTTCGGCTCGCGCCGGCTGATCGTGAGCGGCGCGCTCCTGATGGCCCTGGGGCAGCTGACGTTGGCGCTCACGGAGTCGCTCCCGCTCGCCATCGCGGGGCGCGTGGCGGTCGGCAGCGGCGACGCCCTGACCTTCGTCTCGGTGCTGCGCCTGGTACCGGCGTGGTTCCCGGTGCGCCGGATACCGCTGGTCACCCAGCTGACGGGCATGACGGGGCAGCTGGGCCAGGTGCTGTCCGCGGTGCCCTTCCTCGCGCTGCTGCACGGCAGCGGGTGGAGCTCCGCCTACGGGTCCGCGGCCGCGCTCGGCCTGTTCGCGGCCCTGGCCGTGCTCGCAACGGTCCGTGACGCCCCGCCCGGCCGCACGGCGCCGCACGTCACGGTGAGGGTCGCCGAGATCCCCTCGATCCTCCGCTCGACGTGGATGCACCCCGGCACGCGGCTGGGCTTCTTCACGCACATGGGCACGATGTTCTCGGTGACCGCGTTCATGCTGATGTGGGGCGTGCCCTACCTGACGAACGCGCAGGGGCTCTCGTCGGGCGCGGCGGGCGGCGTGATCAGCTTCGGCGTGCTGGCGACGCTGGCGTCCGGCCCCGTCATCGGCTTCCTCACGGGCCGCTTCCCGGTACGTCGCTCGTGGATGGTGATCACGATCATCCTCGCCAGCGCGGCGCTCTGGACGATCGTCCTCGTGCGCGACGAGCCGTCGCCGGTGTGGCTGCTCACGCTGCTGGTGCTGGTGATCGCGGTCGGCGGTCCCAGTTCCGCGATCGGCTTCGACTACGCCCGCTCGTTCAACACGACGCGGGTGCTCGGCACCGCGCAGGGCATGGTGAACATCGGCGGGTTCCTCGCGAGCCTCGTCCTGATCCAGGCGATGGGCTCGATCATGGGATCGGGCGCCGGACTGACCTTCGACGGCTTCCGGGCGGCGTGGATGGCGCAGTACCCGCTGTGGGCGATCGCGCTGATCGGCGTGGTCGTCACTCGGCGCAAGGCACGACGCCGCGAGGGGATCACGCCCCGGCCACTGCGTGAGGCGCTGCGCCGTCGCGCCTGA
- a CDS encoding DUF952 domain-containing protein, producing MIFHLALVTDWDAARAAGEYAVSTRGASLADVGFVHCSTAEQWRGVRERFYADVPAADLVLLSVDPTGLDVRYEPPAPGVDELFPHVYGPIPVSAVVGVEALPE from the coding sequence GTGATCTTCCATCTGGCACTGGTGACCGACTGGGACGCGGCCCGCGCGGCGGGTGAGTACGCGGTGTCGACCCGCGGCGCCTCGCTGGCGGACGTCGGCTTCGTCCACTGCTCCACCGCGGAGCAGTGGCGGGGCGTGCGCGAGCGGTTCTACGCCGACGTCCCCGCCGCGGACCTGGTCCTGCTGTCCGTCGACCCGACGGGGCTCGACGTGCGGTACGAGCCACCCGCGCCGGGCGTCGACGAGCTGTTTCCGCACGTCTACGGCCCGATCCCGGTGTCCGCGGTGGTCGGTGTCGAGGCCCTGCCGGAGTGA
- the frr gene encoding ribosome recycling factor: MIDETLFDAEEKMEKAVSVAREDFQSIRTGRANPAMFSKVVVDYYGSPTPITQISSITTPEARLVVIKPYEANQLGNIETAIRNSDLGVNPTNDGQLIRVGIPQLTEERRKELVKQVKGKGEDAKVSIRNVRRKANDQLAKIVKDGDAGEDDVARAEKELDKTTAKYVAQIEDLVARKEADLMEV; encoded by the coding sequence GTGATCGACGAAACGCTCTTCGACGCCGAGGAGAAGATGGAGAAGGCCGTCTCGGTGGCCCGGGAGGACTTCCAGTCGATCCGCACCGGTCGCGCGAATCCGGCGATGTTCTCCAAGGTGGTCGTGGACTACTACGGCTCGCCGACCCCGATCACCCAGATCAGCTCGATCACCACGCCGGAGGCGCGGCTCGTGGTGATCAAGCCCTACGAGGCGAACCAGCTCGGCAACATCGAGACGGCGATCCGCAACTCCGACCTGGGCGTCAACCCCACCAACGACGGCCAGCTGATCCGCGTGGGCATCCCGCAGCTCACGGAGGAGCGCCGCAAGGAGCTCGTCAAGCAGGTCAAGGGCAAGGGCGAGGACGCCAAGGTCTCCATCCGCAACGTGCGCCGCAAGGCGAACGACCAGCTCGCCAAGATCGTCAAGGACGGCGACGCCGGCGAGGACGACGTGGCCCGCGCCGAGAAGGAACTCGACAAGACGACGGCCAAGTACGTCGCCCAGATCGAGGACCTCGTGGCGCGCAAGGAAGCCGATCTGATGGAGGTCTAG
- a CDS encoding SGNH/GDSL hydrolase family protein: MSWIRRAIAFVLVACLVLAVGASTAIGGGSGYEHHQTNGVSYIPDLPGGAQYVSMGDSYAASGSHAKVRPMDLCARNGDDLGHVLAQRLQPYSFTDRACSGATLDDLTQPSPKPNTSPQLYGVGPYTRLVTVIVGANSLGFGNIVVHCLGNPDDRCAASATQDLPGSQGWNFVRAQYAATVDAIKKAAAPDVRIVLVGYLPLFPLDGPPDLACLDRAGIPPENVDHWRTWYRSLDRLIREVAADRRVMYVQPPMNRTACDPDPYVRLGGIKLKAQEPEANGLHPTVAGQRALGNLIEDRLRGTAPPA; encoded by the coding sequence GTGTCCTGGATCCGGCGTGCGATCGCATTCGTCCTCGTGGCGTGCCTCGTGCTCGCCGTCGGGGCGTCGACGGCCATCGGTGGGGGCAGCGGCTACGAGCACCATCAGACCAACGGCGTGAGCTACATCCCCGACCTCCCCGGCGGGGCCCAGTACGTCTCCATGGGCGACAGCTACGCCGCGTCCGGCTCCCACGCCAAGGTGCGCCCGATGGACCTCTGCGCCCGCAACGGCGACGACCTCGGGCACGTCCTCGCGCAGCGGCTGCAGCCCTACTCCTTCACGGACCGCGCCTGCTCGGGCGCCACGCTCGACGACCTCACCCAGCCCTCGCCGAAGCCCAACACCTCCCCGCAGCTGTACGGCGTCGGGCCGTACACCCGGCTCGTCACCGTCATCGTCGGCGCGAACTCCCTGGGCTTCGGCAACATCGTCGTGCACTGCCTCGGCAACCCCGACGACCGCTGCGCGGCCTCGGCCACCCAGGACCTGCCCGGCTCGCAGGGCTGGAACTTCGTGCGCGCGCAGTACGCCGCCACCGTCGACGCCATCAAGAAGGCCGCAGCGCCCGACGTGCGGATCGTCCTCGTCGGCTACCTCCCGCTGTTCCCGCTCGACGGTCCGCCCGACCTCGCCTGCCTCGACCGGGCGGGGATCCCGCCGGAGAACGTCGACCACTGGCGCACCTGGTACCGCAGCCTCGACCGGCTCATCCGGGAGGTGGCGGCGGACCGTCGGGTCATGTACGTCCAGCCCCCGATGAACCGCACCGCGTGCGACCCCGATCCGTACGTGCGGCTGGGCGGGATCAAGCTCAAGGCGCAGGAGCCCGAGGCCAACGGATTGCACCCGACGGTGGCCGGACAGCGTGCGTTGGGCAACCTGATCGAGGACCGGCTCCGAGGAACTGCGCCGCCCGCATAG